The Vibrio sp. SNU_ST1 genome has a segment encoding these proteins:
- the fadR gene encoding fatty acid metabolism transcriptional regulator FadR — protein MVIKAKSPAGFAEKYIIESIWNGRFAPGSILPAERELSELIGVTRTTLREVLQRLARDGWLTIQHGKPTKVNQFMETSGLHILDTLMTLDVDNASKMVEDLLAARTNISPIFMRYAFKANKEASERTITNVIESCEALLAAPTWDEFLESSPYADKIKQSVKEDVEKDEAKRQTILIAKTFNFYDYMLFQRLAFHSGNQIYGLIFNGVRKLYDRVGSYYFSNPEARRLAMEFYKNLFVICESGERENLPLVIRNYGIASAQIWNEMKTTLPTNFTEDDS, from the coding sequence ATGGTCATTAAGGCAAAGAGCCCGGCAGGATTTGCAGAAAAGTATATCATTGAAAGTATTTGGAATGGCCGTTTCGCTCCAGGTTCTATCTTGCCCGCAGAGCGTGAGCTTTCTGAGTTGATTGGTGTTACACGTACTACGCTTCGTGAAGTACTTCAGCGTCTTGCTCGTGATGGTTGGTTGACAATTCAACACGGTAAGCCAACTAAAGTTAATCAGTTTATGGAAACGTCAGGTCTTCATATTCTTGATACATTAATGACGTTGGACGTTGATAACGCAAGCAAAATGGTAGAAGACCTGCTTGCTGCTCGTACTAACATCAGCCCTATCTTTATGCGTTATGCATTCAAAGCAAATAAAGAGGCTTCAGAGCGTACGATTACTAACGTGATTGAATCTTGTGAAGCTTTACTTGCGGCACCTACATGGGATGAATTCCTAGAGTCTTCTCCGTACGCTGACAAAATCAAACAATCAGTGAAAGAAGATGTAGAAAAAGATGAAGCGAAGCGTCAAACGATCTTAATTGCTAAAACTTTTAATTTCTATGATTACATGCTTTTCCAACGATTAGCTTTCCATTCAGGTAATCAAATTTATGGCCTGATCTTCAATGGTGTTCGTAAATTGTACGACCGTGTTGGTAGCTATTACTTCTCTAATCCGGAAGCTCGTCGTTTAGCCATGGAGTTCTACAAAAACTTGTTTGTTATTTGTGAAAGTGGCGAGCGTGAGAATTTGCCACTTGTGATTCGTAACTACGGTATCGCAAGCGCACAGATTTGGAACGAGATGAAAACAACGTTGCCAACAAACTTTACTGAAGACGACAGCTAA
- a CDS encoding DUF1456 family protein translates to MTNNEILRRIQHALNLKNAQIIKAIEQADVTVAHDQVINWLKDDNDKSCSKMKDKELAVFLNGFINLKRGKKEGVQPKPEVALTNNMIFMKLRIALNMKAEDVLDILEVVGISLSKYEIGAYFRKPENKNYKVCEDQLLCDYLNGVQFTNRPDSEEFAG, encoded by the coding sequence GTGACTAACAACGAAATCTTGCGTCGTATTCAACACGCGCTAAACCTTAAAAATGCACAGATCATTAAAGCTATCGAGCAAGCTGACGTGACCGTTGCTCATGACCAAGTGATTAATTGGCTAAAAGACGATAACGACAAGTCATGCTCTAAGATGAAAGATAAAGAGTTGGCGGTATTCCTAAATGGTTTTATCAACCTTAAACGTGGCAAAAAAGAAGGTGTTCAGCCTAAACCTGAAGTTGCTCTGACTAACAACATGATTTTCATGAAGCTGCGTATTGCGTTGAACATGAAAGCAGAAGATGTATTAGATATATTAGAAGTGGTAGGCATCAGCCTAAGTAAATACGAGATTGGTGCCTACTTCCGTAAGCCAGAGAACAAGAACTACAAAGTGTGTGAAGACCAATTACTTTGTGATTACTTAAATGGCGTTCAGTTCACTAACCGCCCAGACTCAGAAGAGTTTGCAGGGTAA
- the metG gene encoding methionine--tRNA ligase: MATDPRQLLVTCALPYANGSIHLGHMLEHIQADIWVRYQRLRGNTVNFICADDAHGTPIMLKAQQMGITPEEMIAAVSEEHQKDFAGFDISFDNYHSTHSEENRELASHIYLELKKNGFISSRTISQLFDPEKEMFLPDRFVKGACPKCKSEDQYGDNCDNCGETYSPTELINPKSAVSGATPVMKDSEHFFFDLPQFESMLKEWTRSGSLQNETANKMQEWFESGLQQWDISRDAPYFGFEIPGEKNKFFYVWLDAPVGYMASFKNLCDKRDDLNFDEYWKKDSTTELYHFIGKDIVYFHSLFWPAMLEGAGFRKPNNVFVHGYVTVNGAKMSKSKGTFIKASTYLNHLDPECLRYYYAAKLNSRIDDLDLNLEDFTQRVNADVVNKIVNLASRNAGFITKRFEGKLATEFAEPELYNEFVAAAERIGQLYETREFSRAIREVTALADKANQYIDEKAPWVLAKEEGKEKELQEVSSVGINLFRVLMAYLKPVMPELAARTEAFLNEELTWEGVATPLTDHEITKFKALFSRIDPKKVEAMIESSKEDAAAEAAAKEKAEAEKEQASQTELDKEPIADEIEFDAFAAVDMRIARIISCEEVPKANKLLKFQLDIGGETRQVFSGIKSAYKPEELEGKLTVMVANLKPRKMKFGMSEGMILAAGPGGSDLWILEPHEGAQPGMRVM, from the coding sequence ATGGCAACTGATCCAAGACAACTTTTGGTAACTTGTGCGCTTCCGTACGCTAACGGCTCTATTCACCTTGGTCATATGCTTGAGCATATCCAAGCTGATATCTGGGTTCGATACCAGCGTCTACGTGGCAACACTGTAAACTTCATCTGTGCTGACGATGCTCACGGCACGCCAATTATGCTTAAAGCTCAACAGATGGGTATCACGCCAGAAGAGATGATCGCTGCTGTTAGTGAAGAGCACCAAAAAGACTTCGCTGGCTTTGATATCAGCTTTGATAACTACCACAGCACACATAGCGAAGAGAACCGTGAACTGGCTTCTCACATCTATCTAGAACTTAAAAAGAACGGCTTCATTTCTAGCCGTACTATTTCTCAGCTTTTCGATCCTGAGAAAGAGATGTTCCTACCAGACCGCTTCGTAAAAGGTGCTTGCCCTAAGTGTAAGTCAGAAGACCAGTATGGTGATAACTGTGATAACTGTGGTGAGACATACAGCCCAACTGAGCTAATTAACCCAAAATCAGCGGTTTCTGGCGCAACTCCAGTAATGAAAGACTCTGAGCACTTCTTCTTCGACCTACCTCAGTTCGAAAGCATGCTTAAAGAGTGGACTCGCTCTGGCTCTCTACAGAATGAAACTGCAAACAAAATGCAGGAATGGTTCGAGTCTGGCCTGCAACAGTGGGATATCTCACGTGATGCACCTTACTTCGGCTTCGAAATCCCAGGCGAGAAAAACAAATTTTTCTACGTATGGCTAGACGCTCCTGTTGGCTACATGGCTTCTTTCAAGAACCTATGTGACAAGCGTGACGACCTAAACTTTGACGAATACTGGAAGAAAGACAGCACAACTGAGCTTTACCACTTCATCGGTAAAGACATCGTTTACTTCCACAGCCTATTCTGGCCTGCAATGCTAGAAGGCGCGGGTTTCCGTAAGCCAAACAACGTATTCGTACACGGCTACGTAACGGTGAATGGTGCGAAGATGTCTAAGTCGAAAGGCACATTCATCAAAGCAAGTACGTACTTAAACCACCTAGACCCTGAGTGTCTACGCTACTACTACGCTGCGAAACTAAACAGCCGTATCGATGACCTTGACCTTAACCTTGAAGACTTCACTCAACGTGTAAACGCCGACGTAGTAAACAAGATTGTTAACCTAGCATCTCGTAACGCTGGCTTCATCACTAAACGTTTTGAAGGCAAGCTGGCTACTGAGTTTGCTGAACCTGAGCTTTACAACGAATTCGTTGCTGCTGCTGAGCGTATCGGTCAGCTATACGAAACTCGTGAATTTAGCCGTGCTATCCGTGAAGTTACAGCACTAGCTGATAAGGCTAACCAATACATCGATGAAAAAGCACCTTGGGTACTTGCAAAAGAAGAAGGTAAAGAGAAAGAGCTGCAAGAAGTTTCTTCTGTGGGTATTAACCTATTCCGCGTATTAATGGCTTACCTGAAACCAGTTATGCCAGAGCTAGCGGCTCGCACTGAGGCTTTCCTAAATGAAGAGCTAACGTGGGAAGGTGTTGCTACTCCGCTGACGGATCACGAAATCACTAAGTTCAAAGCGCTGTTTAGCCGCATTGATCCGAAGAAAGTGGAAGCAATGATCGAGTCTTCTAAAGAAGATGCAGCCGCAGAAGCCGCTGCGAAAGAAAAAGCAGAAGCTGAAAAAGAGCAAGCAAGCCAAACTGAGCTAGACAAAGAGCCAATCGCAGACGAGATTGAATTCGATGCCTTTGCAGCAGTCGATATGCGTATTGCTCGTATTATCTCATGTGAAGAAGTACCAAAAGCGAACAAACTGCTGAAGTTCCAACTGGACATCGGTGGTGAAACTCGCCAAGTATTCTCTGGTATCAAGTCAGCGTACAAACCTGAAGAGTTAGAAGGCAAACTAACTGTCATGGTAGCAAACCTTAAACCTCGTAAGATGAAGTTTGGTATGTCTGAAGGCATGATCCTAGCTGCTGGCCCTGGTGGCAGTGACTTGTGGATCCTTGAACCACACGAAGGTGCTCAACCTGGTATGCGTGTAATGTAA
- the apbC gene encoding iron-sulfur cluster carrier protein ApbC — MRNFTSKQDFCSWLNEFESPILIPEWALHQNIVSVDPRGSFVITLPFAANQLAIELEQWIHSQIEQQLVSAFQFEVKVKPSSLETTVATPLKGVKNIIAVTSAKGGVGKSTTSVNLALALSKSGSKVGLLDADIYGPSVPMMLGQLDAKPEVQNNKWMMPIEAHGIFTHSIGYLVSKDDAAIWRGPMAAKALGQLVNETVWPELDYLVIDMPPGTGDIQLTLSQQIPVTGAVVVTTPQDLALADARKGVAMFDKVSVPVAGLVENMSYHICSHCGEKEHIFGAGGAEAMSEEFYLDILAQIPLHIDVREDIDAGFPTVIRRPDSEHTRHYLELAENVAAKMFWTGKARPEAINFSLVE; from the coding sequence ATGCGTAACTTTACTTCTAAGCAAGATTTCTGTTCATGGTTGAATGAGTTCGAGTCACCAATCCTCATACCTGAGTGGGCGCTACACCAAAATATTGTATCGGTTGATCCTCGTGGGTCATTCGTTATTACTTTACCCTTTGCTGCTAATCAGCTCGCGATTGAACTGGAACAGTGGATCCACTCCCAGATTGAACAGCAACTTGTTAGCGCTTTTCAGTTTGAAGTAAAAGTGAAGCCGTCTTCGCTAGAAACAACAGTCGCGACACCTTTGAAGGGCGTTAAGAACATTATCGCCGTGACGTCGGCAAAGGGAGGGGTGGGTAAATCCACAACTTCAGTAAACCTTGCGCTAGCGTTATCTAAGTCAGGCTCAAAAGTGGGCTTGTTGGATGCGGATATCTACGGTCCATCAGTGCCTATGATGCTTGGTCAGCTAGACGCAAAACCAGAAGTACAGAATAACAAATGGATGATGCCAATCGAGGCGCATGGCATTTTTACTCATTCTATCGGTTACCTTGTATCAAAAGATGATGCAGCTATCTGGCGTGGTCCAATGGCGGCGAAAGCATTAGGTCAGCTTGTGAATGAAACCGTATGGCCAGAACTGGATTACCTTGTTATCGACATGCCACCGGGTACGGGTGATATTCAGCTAACGCTTTCGCAGCAGATCCCAGTGACGGGCGCGGTTGTGGTGACCACCCCTCAAGATTTAGCATTAGCGGATGCGCGTAAAGGTGTGGCGATGTTTGATAAAGTGAGCGTGCCAGTGGCAGGCTTAGTGGAAAACATGAGCTACCATATCTGTAGCCACTGTGGCGAGAAAGAGCATATCTTTGGCGCTGGTGGCGCGGAAGCCATGTCTGAAGAGTTTTACCTCGATATTTTGGCACAGATCCCACTGCATATTGATGTGAGAGAAGATATCGATGCAGGTTTTCCGACGGTGATTCGTCGTCCAGATAGTGAACATACACGTCACTACTTAGAGCTTGCTGAGAACGTGGCTGCGAAGATGTTCTGGACGGGTAAGGCGAGACCAGAAGCGATTAACTTTTCCTTGGTTGAATAG
- the udk gene encoding uridine kinase produces the protein MSDNNQCVIVGIAGASASGKSLIASTIYNELREKVGDHQIGVITEDCYYSDQSHLSMEERVKTNYDHPNALDHDLLCEHLQQLMSGNAVEVPEYSYTEHTRTSETTTLTPKKVIILEGILLLTDPRLRTLMHASVFMDTPLDICLLRRVKRDVEERGRTMDTVLKQYQETVRPMFMQFIEPSKQHADIIVPRGGKNRIAIDVLKAHIAKLLKS, from the coding sequence ATGTCTGATAATAATCAATGTGTCATCGTAGGTATCGCTGGCGCTTCAGCTTCAGGAAAAAGCCTGATTGCGAGTACGATTTATAATGAGCTGCGCGAAAAAGTAGGCGACCATCAAATTGGTGTTATCACGGAAGATTGCTATTACAGCGACCAAAGTCACTTGAGTATGGAAGAGCGAGTTAAAACTAACTACGACCACCCAAATGCACTAGATCATGACCTTTTATGCGAACATCTACAGCAGCTAATGAGTGGCAATGCCGTAGAAGTTCCTGAATACAGCTACACAGAGCACACACGCACTTCTGAAACGACTACACTTACTCCTAAGAAAGTGATCATTTTAGAAGGTATTCTGCTTCTGACAGACCCGCGTCTTCGTACACTAATGCACGCAAGCGTATTTATGGATACACCGTTGGACATCTGTCTACTACGTCGTGTTAAGCGTGATGTTGAAGAGCGTGGTCGAACAATGGATACGGTACTTAAACAATACCAAGAAACAGTACGCCCAATGTTCATGCAGTTTATCGAGCCTTCAAAACAACATGCAGACATCATCGTTCCTCGTGGTGGTAAAAACCGTATTGCGATTGATGTGCTAAAAGCGCATATTGCGAAGTTGTTGAAGTCTTAA
- a CDS encoding AsmA family protein, with the protein MKKLLIFIAVPVFVVVAAILALVLLVNPNQFKPLIVEQAQKHTGLELVIEGDISWQFFPSIGFELGQTELRNPEGFTQPNLFKVDTVGVDVSVTPLFSNQLEIGNITLDGAEFYLETLKDGRKNIDALTQASAPKESEPAADTSSEATPAPQEQTSTDTSGWTINLAGVTVSNALFEMDDKQAGSFTKLYDVSLNLSEFAVDTWTTATFAASGENNQQKFSANGSAEFQLAEGFASYALRNIDLNAKFNDSATSIESAKIGLNTFEFDKVNQLTYAVIGNAAGLDLALKGGGDLTVDSAISKVTLNKLTLDSTFKGETLPQSPMKVDMLSDLSFDLTKNHLSFVLEKLQANAIALDGKADITLSEIPKVRFSLHSPNIDLDEFLGLGNTAETASTKPSGSAGGSTSNTAASSTSSSGSSTSSSDNSAPAKEVEPDLSALKTLDVKGNITIDKFKANNAKMQNVKTAFSVNRGIADLTSFTSNLYQGSISATARLDARKTPATYTAKKKIKGVKVQPLLVDVANNDTLEGTGNIDVNVKGKSLTPTGIKKNLVGTIAINFEDGAVNGINIAQLIRENYAKIKGEKVESKDESQKTDFSAMKATLKVDKGWVSTNDLSAQSPLLRVTGQGKANFINETVDFLVRTSIVGSLEGQGGKSIDDLKDVTIPIKVTGQWADPKFGLVFDGVLKQKAEKEIDRGIKKLEEKYGDKIKDEKTRDAVNGLLKGLFN; encoded by the coding sequence ATGAAGAAACTACTCATTTTCATAGCTGTACCAGTGTTTGTTGTCGTTGCAGCAATTCTGGCACTAGTGCTGTTAGTGAATCCCAACCAGTTTAAGCCATTAATTGTCGAACAAGCCCAAAAACACACAGGCCTAGAGCTCGTGATCGAGGGTGATATCAGTTGGCAATTCTTCCCATCTATTGGCTTCGAACTTGGTCAAACTGAATTACGTAACCCTGAAGGGTTCACCCAACCAAACCTGTTTAAGGTTGATACGGTTGGCGTTGATGTTTCGGTTACTCCGCTATTTAGCAACCAACTAGAGATTGGCAACATCACTCTAGATGGTGCAGAATTTTATTTAGAAACGCTTAAAGATGGTCGCAAGAACATCGATGCGCTCACACAAGCGTCAGCTCCTAAGGAGTCTGAACCTGCAGCGGATACAAGTTCTGAAGCAACACCAGCGCCTCAAGAGCAAACTTCTACAGACACATCTGGCTGGACGATCAATCTTGCAGGTGTAACTGTCTCAAACGCATTGTTTGAGATGGACGACAAGCAAGCAGGTTCATTCACTAAACTATACGATGTGTCTTTGAACTTATCTGAGTTTGCCGTTGATACATGGACGACCGCGACGTTTGCGGCTTCTGGTGAAAACAACCAACAGAAGTTCTCTGCAAATGGCAGTGCTGAATTCCAATTAGCGGAAGGATTTGCAAGCTACGCATTACGAAATATTGACCTTAATGCGAAGTTCAATGATTCAGCAACGTCGATCGAGTCAGCGAAGATTGGCTTAAATACGTTTGAGTTCGATAAGGTTAACCAACTGACTTATGCGGTGATTGGTAATGCTGCTGGTCTTGACCTTGCTCTTAAAGGTGGCGGTGACTTAACTGTCGATAGCGCGATCTCAAAAGTTACACTGAACAAGTTAACACTAGACTCAACATTCAAAGGTGAAACGCTTCCTCAATCACCAATGAAAGTGGATATGCTGTCTGACTTAAGCTTTGATCTAACTAAGAATCACTTGAGCTTTGTGCTAGAGAAGCTGCAAGCTAACGCTATCGCACTAGACGGTAAAGCGGACATCACTTTATCTGAAATACCAAAGGTTCGTTTTTCTCTTCATAGTCCGAACATCGATTTAGATGAGTTCTTAGGCCTAGGTAATACAGCAGAAACCGCGAGCACTAAACCTTCTGGTTCAGCTGGTGGCTCAACTTCAAACACTGCAGCTTCTTCGACGTCAAGCTCAGGTAGCTCGACTTCAAGTTCAGATAACTCGGCTCCTGCGAAAGAAGTAGAACCTGATCTGTCAGCTCTGAAAACGCTCGATGTGAAAGGTAATATCACAATCGATAAGTTTAAGGCGAACAACGCAAAAATGCAGAACGTGAAAACTGCGTTCTCAGTTAACCGTGGTATCGCAGATCTGACATCGTTTACCTCGAATCTTTACCAAGGCTCTATCTCGGCAACAGCACGATTAGATGCACGCAAGACGCCTGCGACTTACACGGCTAAGAAAAAGATTAAAGGCGTAAAAGTACAACCGTTACTGGTTGACGTAGCGAACAACGATACGCTGGAAGGTACCGGTAATATCGATGTTAACGTTAAAGGTAAGAGTTTGACGCCAACAGGAATCAAGAAGAACTTGGTTGGTACTATTGCGATTAACTTTGAAGATGGTGCGGTTAATGGCATCAACATCGCGCAACTGATTCGAGAAAACTACGCTAAGATCAAAGGCGAGAAAGTCGAAAGCAAAGACGAGTCTCAAAAGACAGATTTTAGTGCAATGAAAGCAACACTCAAGGTTGATAAAGGTTGGGTTTCAACGAATGACTTATCGGCACAGTCACCTCTTTTACGCGTGACAGGTCAAGGTAAAGCAAACTTCATCAATGAAACGGTCGACTTCCTGGTTCGCACGTCAATTGTTGGCTCGCTTGAAGGCCAGGGTGGTAAGAGCATTGATGATCTCAAAGATGTGACGATTCCAATTAAGGTAACCGGCCAGTGGGCTGACCCGAAATTTGGGCTTGTTTTTGATGGTGTGTTGAAACAGAAAGCTGAAAAAGAGATTGATCGTGGTATTAAGAAACTTGAAGAAAAATACGGTGACAAGATCAAAGATGAGAAAACTAGAGATGCAGTCAATGGTTTACTCAAAGGCTTGTTTAACTAA
- the cobO gene encoding cob(I)yrinic acid a,c-diamide adenosyltransferase, with product MSTEDNKEQRHKARQQKVKEQVDARVAAAQEVKGLLLVITGNGKGKSTSGFGTITRAVGHGKKCAVAQFVKGTWDNGEKNVLQKLDVEFQVMGTGFTWETQNKAKDIEAAQRVWKECQRMLADESIDVILFDELTYMVSYGYIELDEVVEALNNRPKMQSVIITGRGAHRTLTDMADTVSEVRNVKHAFESGVKALQGVDW from the coding sequence ATGTCGACTGAAGACAACAAAGAACAACGTCATAAAGCAAGACAACAGAAAGTAAAAGAACAAGTCGATGCACGTGTTGCAGCCGCGCAAGAAGTGAAAGGACTATTATTGGTTATTACTGGCAACGGTAAAGGAAAATCGACATCAGGTTTCGGTACGATTACACGTGCCGTCGGTCACGGTAAGAAATGTGCCGTTGCTCAGTTTGTAAAGGGAACTTGGGATAACGGTGAAAAGAACGTTCTTCAAAAACTCGATGTAGAGTTCCAAGTGATGGGTACAGGCTTTACTTGGGAAACTCAAAATAAGGCGAAAGATATTGAAGCCGCACAGCGCGTATGGAAAGAGTGCCAACGCATGCTAGCTGATGAGTCGATTGATGTAATTCTGTTTGATGAGCTGACGTACATGGTGAGCTATGGCTACATTGAACTGGATGAAGTGGTAGAAGCTCTGAATAACCGTCCTAAAATGCAATCAGTGATCATCACAGGCCGTGGAGCACACCGCACTTTAACGGACATGGCCGATACCGTGTCTGAAGTTCGTAACGTTAAACACGCTTTCGAATCCGGTGTAAAAGCTCTGCAAGGCGTTGACTGGTAA
- a CDS encoding low molecular weight protein-tyrosine-phosphatase, with translation MKKILVVCMGNICRSPTGEAVLRKKANQLEMDVIVDSAGTIGFHQGNPPDSRSKSAGEKRGYSFKGITSRKVVDNDFEEFDLILAADKANLGDLMSQCPVHLQYKIALFLSFGESQYQEIPDPYYGEGNGFELVLDLIEESSEAILRSI, from the coding sequence ATGAAAAAGATACTCGTGGTTTGTATGGGTAATATTTGTCGCTCGCCAACAGGTGAAGCGGTATTAAGGAAGAAGGCTAATCAGCTAGAAATGGATGTTATTGTCGATTCTGCAGGGACGATTGGTTTTCATCAAGGCAACCCGCCAGACTCTCGTTCCAAGTCAGCAGGAGAGAAGCGAGGCTACAGCTTTAAAGGGATTACTTCTCGTAAAGTGGTAGATAATGACTTCGAAGAGTTTGACCTGATACTCGCGGCAGACAAGGCGAATTTAGGTGACTTAATGAGCCAGTGTCCAGTTCACCTCCAATACAAGATCGCGTTATTTTTGAGTTTTGGAGAGTCACAATATCAAGAAATTCCCGATCCTTATTATGGTGAGGGGAATGGCTTTGAATTAGTGTTGGATTTAATCGAAGAGTCGAGCGAAGCGATACTGCGTTCAATATAG
- a CDS encoding SulP family inorganic anion transporter has protein sequence MFEFPQFSKHSVKNDVLSGLTVALALVPEAVAFAFVAGVDPMVGLYAAFIVGLITSVFGGRPGMISGATGAMAVVMVSLVATHGVQYLFAAVMLAGLLQIAAGVFKLGKFIRIVPHPVMIGFVNGLAIVIFLAQLGQFKAPDVTGALTWLPSGQMTLMLGLVALTMAIIHFLPKLTTAVPSSLVAIVTVTALVVGLDLETRTVVDFLRTMSGDEAATLAGSLPTFSIPAVPFSLETLYIILPYAVILAAIGLIESLLTLTVLDEMTNTRGQSNRECVGQGMANVTCSVFGAMGGCAMIGQSMINVNSGGRGRLSGIVAAVALLMFILFGSALIEMIPLAALVGVMFMVVIGTFEWATFKLARRVPKQDFFVIVLVTVVTVLTDLAVAVGVGVVASALMFAWQHAKHIYADTSVNAEGSKEYKVNGPIFFGSTANFLELFDSYNDPQDVIVDFANSRVTDHSAIEAIDTIADRYAALGKTLHLRHLSQDCVAMLHKAGSLVEANVAEDPIYKVMSK, from the coding sequence ATGTTCGAATTCCCACAATTTTCAAAGCACTCTGTAAAAAATGACGTGCTTTCAGGTCTTACAGTAGCCCTAGCTCTGGTACCTGAAGCCGTAGCATTCGCCTTCGTTGCAGGCGTTGACCCAATGGTTGGTCTTTACGCAGCATTCATCGTAGGTTTAATCACTTCTGTCTTCGGCGGTCGTCCAGGTATGATTTCTGGTGCAACTGGCGCAATGGCTGTTGTAATGGTGAGCCTAGTAGCAACTCACGGCGTTCAATACCTCTTTGCGGCAGTTATGCTAGCCGGCCTTCTGCAAATTGCAGCGGGTGTATTCAAGCTAGGTAAATTCATCCGTATCGTTCCGCACCCAGTAATGATTGGTTTCGTGAACGGTTTAGCGATCGTTATCTTCTTAGCGCAGCTTGGACAATTTAAAGCACCAGACGTAACAGGTGCGCTAACTTGGTTACCAAGCGGTCAAATGACACTGATGTTAGGTCTTGTAGCACTGACTATGGCTATCATCCACTTCCTACCTAAACTAACAACAGCGGTACCATCGTCATTGGTTGCTATTGTTACGGTAACGGCTTTGGTTGTTGGCCTTGATCTAGAAACTCGTACTGTTGTTGATTTCTTACGCACTATGTCTGGTGACGAAGCAGCAACACTAGCGGGCTCTCTACCAACATTCTCTATTCCAGCAGTACCGTTTAGCCTAGAAACGCTATACATCATCCTGCCTTACGCAGTGATTCTTGCAGCGATTGGTCTAATCGAATCACTACTAACGCTAACCGTACTAGACGAAATGACAAACACTCGTGGCCAATCTAACCGTGAATGTGTCGGTCAAGGTATGGCTAACGTAACGTGTTCTGTATTCGGTGCGATGGGTGGTTGTGCGATGATCGGTCAATCGATGATCAACGTAAACTCAGGCGGTCGTGGTCGTCTTTCAGGTATCGTAGCGGCAGTTGCACTACTGATGTTCATCCTGTTTGGCTCTGCACTGATTGAAATGATTCCTCTAGCAGCACTTGTGGGCGTAATGTTCATGGTTGTTATCGGTACGTTTGAATGGGCAACCTTCAAGCTTGCGCGTCGCGTTCCTAAGCAAGACTTCTTCGTTATCGTCCTTGTAACTGTAGTTACAGTACTAACAGACCTTGCGGTAGCAGTTGGTGTGGGTGTTGTTGCGTCTGCACTAATGTTTGCATGGCAACATGCTAAACACATCTACGCAGACACATCAGTAAACGCTGAGGGCTCTAAAGAGTACAAAGTTAACGGTCCAATCTTCTTTGGTTCAACCGCTAACTTCCTTGAGTTGTTTGACTCATACAACGATCCACAAGATGTTATCGTTGATTTCGCAAACTCACGCGTTACTGACCACTCTGCTATTGAAGCGATCGACACGATTGCTGACCGTTACGCGGCATTAGGTAAAACACTTCACCTTCGCCACCTAAGCCAAGACTGTGTTGCTATGCTGCACAAAGCTGGCAGCTTAGTTGAAGCGAACGTTGCAGAAGACCCAATCTACAAAGTAATGTCTAAGTAA